AATTGGAGGGATAACTTATCTTGATCATCAATTTTttccatggtaagtgcactagtgtatgtgatgtacactagataggacctatggtctatcaattgtcatgattcactaagttactatattgcatggattctcaaccttgagaggatatcgAGCTCGTGCCAAAGTCaacaggaggctttgacctatggttgaaaccctaaggtggtcacatattcctatgaattgggtcactattgattgAAGttggtggcaacaagtattctcaatagggGCCCATGATATATCATGGATTGAGATAATGTACTCCTTTGAGTGATCTAAAGGATATGTGATTTAAAATACTATGACCGTAACATTTCCTTTAGtcaaaatttgacatatgctccttagagttagagtatattaattgattatataataagtggcatttgtaactcaatgatttgagagataatcttgatagctaataacactaccttgttagattataggtACCAACTCATGGGGAGTCTGTATGTAGTGAATGGTAGGTCATAAGCTCGAGCTTTATCTTaatgttatttacataaggtactaaAATGCAGTTGATTGTTTGTAGtaagatgttgaatcaactttagaattggattctaatgaagccaatactcctatgggtcataatggtccccactctaagctcatataccatgttgACACaggttatgagggttggattgattctaggttcactcttgtgcataaagacattttggtaattatacaaGGTTGCATAAGGAATATTGAACAAGTTTTCTATATTGGGttagttgattaattagatgatcaTGTTTGGTTAATTAATCTATTAGGACCCgctttaggctagattaagagACTCAAGCTTTGGTGGAaacaagtcacttaagcctaaggAACTTTATAAATACCCTTTAGGGGTCAGGGTTTCCAAGGCTTTTGATTGTTGTCTTTCATTTCCacacagagaaagaaaaggtaTCCTCCCTTCCAAAGGCTACCCTTTGGAGTGCGAATGTCATGATTCGAGTTATTAGGCAAAAGGCTTTAGGTGTACCTCCAGAATATTCAGACATTTTTTTCACTATAAGAAATCAAcctaggaacatccaaatctaggcAAAAACATCTATAACGATATTCTTCTAGTCCTTGAttgttaaaaattgtatttttgctTCCTTTGTTAACCTAAAAGCCCTaggattatttttatatacctaTCATGAGCATGTGATAGGGGACAAAGAGATCTCGGATTCCTTACACTTTCGATGTGGGGTGGCATTTTTaaatctaaacaaaaaaaaaaccacttaaACATGTAAGTGAAGGGGTTTGAACCTATGAGACCTTAAGCAAGAGATGCATAGCATCCACCACCAAACTGAATGTGTTTTATTGTTATATGTCTACATAAAATTTTGTATGTATACATAAACTATATTGTATATAttatatcttttaaattaattaaaataatattattataaataaattaattttaattattgtactatattgaataaaataattaaatactaaataattataaatttaatgtgtttttaCAAATATTGCAAAAAAATCTGGGGAGTGTTGGGATTTGATCAAATACCAAGAGAGCCAAGGCATAAAACACCAATAGTGTCGGTCAGAAGACACCTTAATGACATGTTGTCCATCCCATTTGACActcatataataaattatgaatcaTAGAGAGGATTCGTGGTTCCAAAATTCACAAAGTATGATAGGATGAGCAATTCGCTCCATTACCTAATGCGTTATGGGCAAGTAATAACTCTCGATGTAGGTTTGTGCAAAGATTTTTAGATCATCCTATATAACCTTGCTTTGTCCTGGTTTTATTGTCTTCCACAAAACTCTATCTATTCATTCTGAGACATCTATAAAGCCTTTGTGGCACATCATTAATGTTTTTCTTGGTAAAAGCAAAACATTAGCGGtctttaaaatgtaaaaatgatggaaaataagTCCCTCTAGGATTTCATGACACAATCCGGACAAGTTGTTCTCTAGGTGGTGTCATGCAATATGGATGCAGTGTTGTAGATTTTCAAAAGGAGCATAAGTTTGGGTACTCCATTTCTTCAAATCTATtgcatcaaaaaaaaaaaaaaaaaaacaccttaaaGACCATGGACGATTTATTCCAACAAGCCAATAAGTATGCAATGTTAAAAGACGACATCTAAGCGGCTTCACAACAAATTCTAATCACCACGGGTCCAACCCAAGAAAACAAGTTAGGAAATTTAAAGACCCTCGGGAATGAATCATGGTGGCATATTTAGAAGCCCACATAGTATGATCAAAATGGAAAGGAGTCGTTGCATTTAACCCCCTAACCATTACTTATGAGCGTTTTTTCTCGGTGATACTCAATTTGCCCTAATTCAAGTGGTCGAACCCCATGAGAGGGGGCCCAACGAAAATAGACCAACAATAACAATGCTTTTACCACAAGGAGCACAAGCATACTACGAAACAATGTCGTCACTTTcaatttttggttaaaatttgGGCACCTCCTATAGTATATCATCAAGCTAGTGGACAATAGAGAAATTCTACCTAGTGAAAGGAATAGAACACACACTCCTCCTCTTGAAGTTTGCCTGACTATTCTCACATCCATGGTGGACCAGTTGACGACAAATACAATTCCAAGATGTGCAAATCATTCATGATTAAGTCACTATTCTAGTAGAGCATATGCATTCCCTCTAATATTCTTTCATGCCAAGCAACACCAAACCAATTGACAGATCGAAAACTTTTCTACTCATCAACCCACATCGAGTAATCATTCCCTATGAGGATGCTTTATATTTATCTTGGCTATTAGTAGGTTTAATGTGTGTAGGATTTTCGTCTATTCAGACAGTTCTATCAATCTTTTACAAATGTCCACCTATAAATTGATGGGTCATGCTCTAACAACTCTAGAAAGCTTAGGACGTATCTTGACTAGATTCAATGGTGTTACTACAATATCGTTGGGAGACAGTACTTCCACTCGAGTTTGGGCTTGTTATTCTAAATGTAAAATTCTTAATTGTAATGGATACTTTACCTTACAACAAATAATAGGGCAAGCATGAATCCACAAGATGAAGGTTATCCTGCATTTATCATCATATGGTTAGTTTTCTTACCTATCAAGGCCAAGTTGACTTGCATAGGAGTTAGTTAGCATCCTGacaatgatatcaaataaatgTGCAAACTAAGAAAGAGAGCTTGACCAAAGTACCTAGATCTTCAAGCAATCGTTCTAAATAGAAACTATTAACTAAAGAAGAGAATGAAGTGGAGAAACGTGAATCTCCAACTATAGACCTACTGATAGGCATCGACATATTTGAGGATAGCATTTGCAAGTGCATCTTTTAATACTGAACAACATGTCCATCTAGCACTAATGCTAAGGCAAAATAGTGATGTATTCACTTGGAAGCATTTAGATATGTCAGACATCAGTCCTAGTGTGGCCTCTCATAAGTTGAACGTCTATCCAATAGCACGCCCGGTTAGGCAAAAGGTTTATCATTTTCATCTAGATAGTTAGAAAATTAACCAAATAAAGGTGGCCAACTTTCTTGAGATAGGTTTCATTTGAGAAGTAAAATACCCTTATTGGTTAGCAAACATCATGGTAGTGCCTAAAAGGGGgaggaaaatgaagaatatgTGTCAACTTCACTTATTTGAACAAAGCTTGTCTGGAAGATAGTTTTTTGTTGCCTTAAACTAACCAAATAGTATGTGTTATATCTAGACATGTTATGTTGTCATTCATGGACACATTCTTCAAATATAATCAACTCCTAATGCATCTGTCCAACTTAGGTAAAACTGCATTCACAACATCATAAGGATTGTACTGTTAGGATAAAGctcttaaaaacatgacatgatgtaataaatttggaattcattatttatttaatgatgttccaatttcacttttatctatccttattccatgtattatactttacaAGAATTCTTGTCTGCATCTTTTGTATTATACGTGACTTAGGTGTATTAGGAATTACACAaaaaatctaagtcatgggttccttgcaaatagattacttgttcacaatcggttcatgggcctaggcaacccattagaggttgtagtgcaccaccttctaattggaagaatggttggtcttggctattgggatgaatttcccatggtgagtgcattagtgtgtcTGGTTGcacattggacatgacctatGATGAGTTATGatttaaggctatcaagtagtcatgactccaCCAAGTTGCCtcattgtattgtctctcaaccttgagagaatattgaacttgtTATGAAGTTAGTAGTAgctttgacctacgggtgagatcgtaagctgatcatatattccctatggattgggtcactgttgctGGAAGTTGGTattaataggtattctcaataaaagcaccatgatatctcttgggattaagacaatgtgtccccttgagtgatcctaaggaggtgtgttcatggaaactatggtcataataattccttaagtggaacttaacatagtctctttgagagttaagatatgttaattgagcacacaataggaggatctgtaactcaatgATGGTAGAGGTAGTTTTGAAAAACTGATAGCTtttaccttgttagactacaaatactagttcatggggagactaaatacaatggatagcaggtcacagACCCAATcacttggtgtcttgttgttatttatataggatattggagttcaattgattctttgtagtgggttattgaatcaactttagaattggattatgagggagtcagtattcctataggtcctagtggtccccgctTTGagttcatataccttgttggcatgggttatgagggtcggaTTAGCTCTAGGTTTATTGTTATGTATaggggtgttttggtaattacacaacattgcataggggtaagtgaacaaggtctttggatttggctaattgattaattattaaaacccattttaggttagattaagtgatccaagcccatgtgggctcaagtcacttaagcccacttaagAACCCTAGAAATACCCCccaggggttagggtttccacaGCTtggtcttccaccatccaaagagatAGAGAGTCATGGCATCtactttcttttccttcccatTGGAAGtatgccaagatcaaggttcaacTCATTGGGCAAAAGACTTTGAGTTTACGAGAATTCTGTAATttcaatcttcatcttcatcgtGTGGATTTGATTCAGGAACATTCGAATCTGAGATATGATCCGAACTTGGGAAATTGAGAGATCCGGGTTTTTCCCATCATGTACTACTACAATGTCATGTCATTTAGATTCAAGAATGATAGAGCAACGTGTCGAcaacttgtaattttatttgttttcttttttattttaattattgtacCCTTCATGTTACACGCCTCCTTTTTTATGGGGCCCAATTGTAAGCTAtcttttacttataaaaaaaatggatttaaaattaattgaaacattttccttcaatttttaagaaaagaatgaattttttccaatgttCAACACTGAACTATTTTGGTGAGCTTATATTAAAAGTATACCATCTTGTGACAAAATCTTAGTATCATATCaatctctcaaaaaaaaaaaaaaaaatgaataacagATTTCATAATTAACTGATACTAGAAACACATTTTGTTTGCCACAACACCCAAAACATATGGAAGAAACACCAAAGTCGGATAccgataaataaaataaaataaaataaaaaaaagcttCAATATTTAAGTGAAAACCAATATGAGAAAagcgggaaaaaaaaaagagtaatattaaatgatatatttagcaatattaaatataaatttctatcaaatttaaaacattttactatataaatatttacaaacaTATTTGACctacatgaataaataataatgtggACAAAAGGAAACGTGTCAATTTTTAAGGTTGTGTTTAGTTCCcgaaaagtattaaggaaagaaaataaatgttaaaaaaaattattttctcatgtttggttgttatgtagaaaatttcaaagtaaattaaatataattaaaattagttaaaaaattattcattttaaattatttaatttttatattaatgaattaaaataaataaaatgagtttaaagtaacaaataaaaataatttatcgattttaactctatttttttttttccttcatttttcatctaaaaaaacTATACTTCATGTTTACGAGAGATATCCTTTTGACTCAAATAACAGAATCCTAGACTCCTGACGAAGCCTTCAATCAGAGTCGAATGATGGTAGATGAAAAGGCACTATGCCCAATAATGAGCCATGACGGATGAAAAGAgcattaaagttttgaaaacctaaaagcAACAACAGAGGACCCCCAATCCATTTTTGGCCATAGAAACCTCAAACAATGAGGACCAGGATTGTTTGTCATCCTGATACAGACATCAAGAATTAAATTCAATCCAAAAGTTTTTGCGTGAAAAGTGGCATAAATAGAATAAGACATGTACGCATGCCGATTccatattacaattttttttttttccttacaataTGGTTGAAATACATACAACAAACATACATAACCTATATTTGTTTACATTTATATTCTCCCTctatcattaatttaaattcatgtttgataaaacttaaataCTTAtcatttaattcttactttaactattaaaattatttgataaaattaatttaaaacatattttaaataattaaattaattaacaataaaaatactagaatagaaaaaaaatcataaaaatagttgaaataaagaaaaataaaataaataaaataaatatatcaacttaaaaataacttaattaattttacttattacttaaagttaattttaattacttaaattaaactATTATATCACTTTAacttattaagttgatttatcaaacaaccACTTACTCTCCTCACAATAATTCTATAAAAGAGAACATGGAAGCAAATCCAATCCTTACGCCAACCAATGTAGCCATAGGGCCGTGTAGTTTCTGGAGAAGGTGCGCAGAACACCAATCATTCTTCAAGTTTATCAAGCATGCTGGACAACTCAATATGGACATTAGCACACCAAAaactgtgtttttttttaaacaaatatatctCCTTAGAATTACAAGACAAGCACGAAATCCAAGTCCAACCCCCATAAGGGATTAAATGTGTGTGAACAAATCATTTTGAACCTAATGCAAACGACAGCTTCGGTCTGGATTTGTTCTTACCCAACAGTTTCATCTGGTTTGCCCgttcttcctcctcttcctgTTTCTTTCTTCGCAGAGCCTCCTCCTTTTGTCTTTGGATTTGTTCCAACTCCCGGTATCTTTCCTCCTCTCTCCGCTGCTGCTCTAAGGCTTCCCTTTTCTGGGATTCTTCCACCCTTCTCCGGTTCTCTTCAAGCATCTTTTCCAGCTCCTCTTTCTCCCTTCGAGCTTGTTCCtgtgaaaacaatttaaaataaatgagaagCAATCAAAATTATATGTATTGCAGTGCAAATGCTTCAATTGCAAACCAGAGGTAAGTAACATAAGATCACCACAACAGGAATAGCTGGGTTTTTGCTCAAAAGCTGCCATTTTCCGGGGGTTCTCCCTAGTGACGGTAAAAATGGTAAAGAAGAAAGGAGGTGGCCCAATAACACCAAAGTATTTCTCTTACAGACCAAGCATGGGCCTTCATAGATTAGCTTTTTCTTACTCCATATCCTATAAAATACAAGGGTACTTCATCTGAGAACCCAATTGCATGAGCCAATAAATAGAAGACAATGTATGAGAAAGTTATAACTTTTTTCATTGTTCTGTATTATAAGGGTCAAGACTTAGTGggaaaggaataaaaaagaaaagattattTCCCAAGCACCCAAACAAGTATCAGTGCACCATGATGACAGAAACATAAACATGCCTTTCAAATTATTTCCAGAAAATACTTGCCTCTTTCTGTCTAGCCTCAATAAGAGCAgcttccttctctttctccaGTTGAATTGCAACCTCATCCAGGAGCCTCTTCCGACCCTCCTCCAGGCGCCTCTGTATTTCCAGCTTGATCTCCTCAGAGTTCAAGCTCTCTTCAACTTTCTTCCGAATTGCCTCTTCCACTCTCCTTGTAGTTTCTTCTTCGATAAGTTTCAGTTCAGCTTCCTGTTGACGCCTGATAACAGGAAAAAAGTTAAGGGGAAAGTAGCGACTGTTGTGGAGGGGAAAATGCAGCACTTTTGATTTTCAACATCTTTGAACCAGACAACAGTTGAAATTGAAACAATGATCAAGATGGCAAACATCATTTCCACTTTTTTCCACTTCTTACATCATGTAACCATAACTACAATGAAAGGCAAACTAACCTTTATGTTAATGAAGGCACTAAATACATGTTTATGCTTATGCTTATAAGGCATACCTCTAATTGATGACCAAATAAATGAGTTTCAAAACTGGTGAACAGTAGATAAACGACGCACCAATTGATCATCAAATATAACAAGTTGAACTATAGCAGTATCTTCCTTCAGAAAAGCCTGTGGAGAAGAATGTCAAGAAACCTGTCGCAGTTTTAAAACTAACAATCACCGAAATACTCCAATCCTTGTATTAAGA
The window above is part of the Vitis riparia cultivar Riparia Gloire de Montpellier isolate 1030 chromosome 12, EGFV_Vit.rip_1.0, whole genome shotgun sequence genome. Proteins encoded here:
- the LOC117926569 gene encoding uncharacterized protein At1g10890 isoform X1 — protein: MPRDLSRSPSYRRRYSPSPVGHRYGRRSRRDRSRSPYSSYSHSRRKSRSISPRRRKSRSPSPRHRKSRSPTPRRYKRQKSSATSLSPMHKSSSPSLGSVDHKIASEKVRKEEEEKKRRQQEAELKLIEEETTRRVEEAIRKKVEESLNSEEIKLEIQRRLEEGRKRLLDEVAIQLEKEKEAALIEARQKEEQARREKEELEKMLEENRRRVEESQKREALEQQRREEERYRELEQIQRQKEEALRRKKQEEEEERANQMKLLGKNKSRPKLSFALGSK
- the LOC117926569 gene encoding uncharacterized protein At1g10890 isoform X3, yielding MRRKSRSISPRRRKSRSPSPRHRKSRSPTPRRYKRQKSSATSLSPMHKSSSPSLGSVDHKIASEKVRKEEEEKKRRQQEAELKLIEEETTRRVEEAIRKKVEESLNSEEIKLEIQRRLEEGRKRLLDEVAIQLEKEKEAALIEARQKEEQARREKEELEKMLEENRRRVEESQKREALEQQRREEERYRELEQIQRQKEEALRRKKQEEEEERANQMKLLGKNKSRPKLSFALGSK
- the LOC117926569 gene encoding uncharacterized protein At1g10890 isoform X2, which translates into the protein MVGWLEAFLLYTFYYVQNSVILKYLLLLYRRKSRSISPRRRKSRSPSPRHRKSRSPTPRRYKRQKSSATSLSPMHKSSSPSLGSVDHKIASEKVRKEEEEKKRRQQEAELKLIEEETTRRVEEAIRKKVEESLNSEEIKLEIQRRLEEGRKRLLDEVAIQLEKEKEAALIEARQKEEQARREKEELEKMLEENRRRVEESQKREALEQQRREEERYRELEQIQRQKEEALRRKKQEEEEERANQMKLLGKNKSRPKLSFALGSK